In a genomic window of Pseudomonas oryzihabitans:
- a CDS encoding methyl-accepting chemotaxis protein has translation MQASLRQALGLINDTADQLGGACGEVSRITQRNLGEVSQQHDEIQQAATAVNEMTAAVEEVAGNAVSTSQASDQSQLLVQRGSQQVQHTLTTIRVLGQEMDQASSDVVQLAEESQKIGTVLDVIRAIAEQTNLLALNAAIEAARAGDAGRGFAVVADEVRALAGRTQSSTAEIEQMVSRIQSGTRQAVDAMQSGTRQVSESLTSAEASGQALEEINQAILAIHERNLVIASAAEEQAQVAREIDRNLVNIRDLSVRNSEASSQVGSAIDELNGTSGELQRMLHRFQF, from the coding sequence ATGCAGGCGAGCCTGCGCCAGGCGCTGGGCCTGATCAACGATACCGCCGATCAGCTCGGTGGCGCCTGTGGCGAGGTGAGTCGCATCACCCAGCGCAATCTGGGTGAGGTCTCCCAGCAACACGACGAGATCCAACAGGCTGCCACCGCGGTCAACGAGATGACCGCCGCCGTGGAAGAGGTGGCCGGTAACGCCGTCTCCACCTCGCAGGCGTCTGACCAATCGCAACTGTTGGTCCAACGGGGCAGCCAGCAGGTGCAGCACACCCTGACCACCATTCGGGTGCTGGGGCAGGAGATGGACCAGGCGTCGAGCGACGTGGTGCAGTTGGCCGAAGAGTCGCAGAAGATCGGTACGGTGCTGGACGTGATCCGCGCCATCGCCGAGCAGACCAACCTGCTGGCGCTCAACGCCGCCATCGAAGCGGCGCGCGCGGGCGATGCCGGCCGCGGCTTCGCCGTGGTGGCCGACGAGGTACGGGCCCTGGCGGGACGCACCCAGAGTTCCACCGCCGAGATCGAGCAGATGGTCTCGCGCATCCAGAGCGGCACGCGGCAGGCGGTGGACGCCATGCAGAGCGGTACCCGTCAGGTGAGCGAGAGCCTGACCAGTGCCGAGGCCAGCGGCCAGGCGCTGGAAGAGATCAACCAGGCGATCCTCGCCATCCACGAGCGCAACCTGGTGATCGCCAGCGCCGCCGAGGAACAGGCCCAGGTGGCCCGGGAGATCGACCGCAACCTGGTGAACATCCGCGACCTGTCGGTCCGCAACTCGGAGGCC